The region AGCCCGCAAACAAAAACACGCCTAGCAAAGAGCCGAATTTAAGAGAATTTGAGTCAAATTTCTTAACAAATTTAATCGAAATCAAACCCATTAGCAGAGTTGAGATTAAAAATCTCCAAAACAAAATGACAAAAACGCCGTTGCTCTTAAGCGCTTCAGCCATCGGTAAAAACGTCACGCCCCACACGACGGCAACGACTATAAGAGCAAGATCGGCGCTAAATTCCTTTATCTTTTTCGTCATCTTATGAGCTTAAATTTAATCTAAAAGTTATTTAAAGATATTTTCGATAGCTTTTTTGCCGTAACCCACAGGATCGCTTCTAAGCGACTTTTCATTTTCACTCATCACTTTAAATAGCCCATCAAGCGTCTTTCTCGTGATGTATCCGTTTAGATCCTCGCCATCGTTTGTTACATATTCGCCCATACCAAGGCTTGAGGCAACCGATTTAACCGACTTCATGCTCTCCGAGCCGCCAAGAGAATTTTTTACAAATGAATTTAGCCCGTTATAAGCGGTTGCAAAGCTGTTTTGACTCATCATCTTTTCAATGATCGGCTTAAATATCTTTTCAAGCTCCTTGCTTGAATTTTGTTGCAAAAATTTACTAAAGCTATCATTTCCGCCGTTCATGATCTTTTTGACATCGCCTTCACTCATGTTTTTTATAGTTTTTGAAAAGACATCGGCAGCTCCGGGAACTGCGCTACTTGCGGCTTTATTTATGGAAGCAACCAGCTCGTTTGCCCACTTGTCGCCGCCAACTTTCTTTGCCAAATTTGCAGCCGTTTGCAAGCTTGGCGGAAGCGGAATTTTAGCCGTGGCGTTTTTTATAAATCCGTCATTTGAAAGCTCTTTTACGGCATACTCAAGAGCCGAGCTTAACATGCTTTTATAATCGCTCTTTGTAGAGGCTTGATTTACGGCTTTAAGCCCGTCTCCAACCATCTTACCCCAATCAGTACCAAAAGCGCTTAAAGCAAAAAATAGCGCCAAAATCACGATTTTTTTCATAATAACATCCTTTAAATTTAACCCTGCAAGCATAAATTCGGCTTGGTAAGTAGATAAAATGATATTAAATTTTGGCTTTTCATCACTTGAAATTTATCTTTATACGCTAAATTTGCGCTCATAAAATATCAAATTTTAATTCCGTCAAATAAAGCCGAATTTTAATCTTAAAAAAATTAGTTTTAATGTAAAATTAGCCTTTTTCAGGAGAATTTATGGAGCTTTTACTACTAGCTTTCGCCCTTGCCATGGATAGCGTAGCGCTCAGTATCGCAAGCGGTGCAAAATGCCGTGCATTAACCATTTCGGGGGTCATTAAAGTCTCTTTTATATTTGGTTTTTTTCAAGCTCTTATGGCCTTTTTAGGATATTTTTTAGGGCTAACCTTCGTAAGCTTCATAGCTTCCATAGATCATTTTGTCGCATTTGGCATACTTTCGTTTTTGGGCATCAAGATGATACTTGAAGCAAGAGAGCATAAAGACGAAGCCTGTTTAAATGACCTAGGACTAAAAGTCCTAACCATAGGCGCAATAGCTACGAGTATCGATGCGCTGGCTGTCGGAGTGACATTTAGCTTTGAGAATATAGACATCATTTATACTAGTATTTTGATAGGATCTATCTGCTTTATCCTATGTGTTTTGGCATGTTATGCGGGGAAATTTTTAGGTATAGTTTTAGAAAAAAAGGCTCTTATTTTAGGCGGAGTTATACTCATAGGTATAAGCGTAAAAATTCTCATCACCCATCTTTTAGACCATGGGTTCTTGGCTCATTTAAAGCCGTTTTGATTTTACGCTTACTATTTTATAACTCCGCACCAATAGGTAAAATTTAGCCTATGCTACCGAATTTTCCGCTGTTATAATCATCAATAGCTTGGCGAATTTCATCTTTTGTATTCATCACAAACGGTCCGTATCCGACAATCGGCTCATCTATAGGTTCGCCTGAAAGAAGCAAGATTTTTACATCTTGTCCGGCTGCTTTTACTCTCACTTCACCGTCGTCTTTTTCAAAATTTACCAGCTGAGCCTCGCCTGCGCTTTCATTGCCGTTAAAAATCGCTTCTCCGCGCAAAACAACCATAGAAAGCGAATGTGAAGCAGGTACGTTTATAACCGCTTCTTTGCCGGAATTTATCATAACGTCCCAAACATTCATCGGCGTAAATGTGCTTGCCGCTCCGCTTACTCCATCAAATT is a window of Campylobacter sp. CCUG 57310 DNA encoding:
- a CDS encoding DUF4197 domain-containing protein, which produces MMKKIVILALFFALSAFGTDWGKMVGDGLKAVNQASTKSDYKSMLSSALEYAVKELSNDGFIKNATAKIPLPPSLQTAANLAKKVGGDKWANELVASINKAASSAVPGAADVFSKTIKNMSEGDVKKIMNGGNDSFSKFLQQNSSKELEKIFKPIIEKMMSQNSFATAYNGLNSFVKNSLGGSESMKSVKSVASSLGMGEYVTNDGEDLNGYITRKTLDGLFKVMSENEKSLRSDPVGYGKKAIENIFK
- a CDS encoding manganese efflux pump MntP family protein yields the protein MELLLLAFALAMDSVALSIASGAKCRALTISGVIKVSFIFGFFQALMAFLGYFLGLTFVSFIASIDHFVAFGILSFLGIKMILEAREHKDEACLNDLGLKVLTIGAIATSIDALAVGVTFSFENIDIIYTSILIGSICFILCVLACYAGKFLGIVLEKKALILGGVILIGISVKILITHLLDHGFLAHLKPF